CTTAGCAACCTCAAAGTAatatttgtgtgcgtgtgtgtgtgcgctctcCTCaggatggaattctccaggcaagaatactggagtgatttgccatttcctcctccaggggatctttccgacccagggactgatcccacatctcccttgtctcctgcattgcaggcacattctttaccgctgaaccactggggaagccaataTTGGTATGGGttaattccattttataaataaaaccagAGTATCTACAAATTATGAAAAGTCTTTTTGTTGCCCTTGGTGTGTGGGGAAAGCCTCTTTGAGgatctttattttccatttctcccaTCACTTAATCTAGCCTAACTTTTTCCTGACATAGTTTGTATCTGTCCTTTTGTCATAACCTTGAATGATTCTCTTCCTATTTGATCCAGCTAGAAGGATAAATCCAGAAATTCATTACCACCAGCACTCCCCTTCTCTGATTAAGACAAGGTTCTGTAAACTGATTTTCCTTAACAGCCCTTGAACTGTTTTCATTCACTTTTTCTCATGCGTCTGAAATCTTTGTGAATTTCATAGAGGTTGACTCTGTAAGTCTCAGGGTTTTCAAGTTCCATACAACACAGAGTCCTTCACACCAAAGATCTTTCATTAAATGCCTCAAAAGTCTAGACTGAGCTTATGATGAGTGAAGACGTAACTTGGAAACCGTGGGTGCCTGCATAGCAATCTTCTCAATGTACATAAATAATCCTTAGGttgatgtataaaatattttcagttttatttttccctagCCTATAAGAGTTGTGCATTTGCTGAGGGCTTGTTATACGAAGAGAGTTACAGGCTGGCTTGTTTGGGGAAAGTAAAAGTGGACAGCATACTTGAATCATAGCAAGGAGGACAGTGACAGTATCTAAAGTGATCGGCTCCTTGGGATCATAGCACTGTTTCTCATTtggctccctctccacccgagttaggtggctcaggtgataaTCTGCCAGCAATACTGGAGATCcaaattccatccctgggttgggattccctggagaagggaatggctacccactccagtattcttgcctggagaattccatggacagaggagcctggagggctacagtccatgggatcacaaagagtaggacgactgagtgactaacacacattacCGCCAGAGTTAACTCTACCTGTACTCTCAGTttggtaaggggaaaaaaaacagcttttcctTGTTTTGAAATAACTTGACAGCAAAGCTGAACTCCCTATCACTGAAAGGATCCAGATTTCTGGTGGGAGATAAACTCACAGATCAGAATCCAACCTCCTTGAAAAAGTAAAGGTCCATGTAGTAACTTGCCCAGTGTTATACTACCAAATTTTGATAGCATTAACTACTCTAATTTGTTAGGATTAAGACTAACATTTCAATTTCTTAATTCTAAGGATGTCTTGTAGCTTTTAGGGTTTTTCAAGTTCTTTCCCCCGCCCTTCCCCCCACCCATCCAGAAAAAACTTTAGAAACAAAGAACTTTTATGAATTCATAGTATTTGATAATCATGTACCACCTTtgagttatttttcatttttgttacacATTGTTTTAACTTGAGAGTCATACTTATGGAATGAAAACTATGTAACTCATTTCATAAGTTGAACCAATCGTCTCATTTCTTCACAGTTGCCTCCCCAACTATATTTAAGTTCCTCAAAGAGAGCACACCTACCTTAACATTTCTTAATTCTTAAATGATAATCAGCATTCATGATGTTAGATACACATGAATGTAATTCTGCTGATCATATTAATGGTTAATAATTAAGGATCAGATGAGCTAAAGAAAAACTAACGGCATTGTCAGTGCTGACCCCCAAAATAcctttataactttaaaatataatgtatttacttatttaaagaaTGCATGATTAAAATGACTGATTTTAATTAAAGGCATGATTAAAAGAAAGACTAAATAGGAAATGTATCAAAATTCTAGAATGAAAGTGTGCGTGTGACTTTATAATCCAAccgaagtatttttaaaagggtaCCTAGAGAAACGATACTAAATTCAGTATTATGAGGTCTTGTGGGGTTAAAAAATCAGTTCTTATCAACCACTTGACCTgtctttttcatctgtttgttcttAAAACAACTGACATTTGTGCATAGTTAGGGTAATACAATGTTGTCAAACAAAACAGACTATTTTTAAACACATGCTTTGTTTTGCAAAGACAGGGGCATACCTAAAATACTAAAGAGATGTGGACTGTTAAATATGTGCCACTCATTGCATCTTAACCACTAACTCAAGTCCTGGAGTCCATTTAGGAGAGGAAGAAATAATGTATGCTGTAACTactttttttaaaactgcatttaGACTAGAGGGGGGAATTACATACAGCTCTCTCTGTAGTTTAGATAATAAAGGGATTTGCTGCGTCCAGAgatgttataaaatgaaaatatcacgAAAGAGTAATTAAAGGAAACTTGGAAACCAGGGAGGAGCATACATCCTAACTTCTATGTCAAGTAGGGTATGGCTTACCAGCAGCTCATTCCAGTGCATGGCAGGAGTGCTATATTTGATGAATTGGAATTTGTGACtctcctttctggaatttccttctaAAAATCTGAGAACAgagtaagctttaaaaaaaaacaaaaaaattcaggcATAGTCAGAGCTTTTCTAATTATTTCCATAATTGAATGTAGTTTGGCTGGCTGGTGTGGTGTAATCAAGGAAAGAATGtaagaaataagttttaaaacTCATATGAAGCATTGTGTCACTTGGCAGTCCTGACATCTAGGTAGTTCATTCTTTGCAATCCACACACTTATTTTTAGAGCAAGGGCATAGTGTTTTGCTACATCATAGCTAAATGTTGTTTTCAGAACGTAAGCTTTAAAACTGTTGTCCTGGTCAGAGTGTGAAATCACTAGTGCCTATTTTAGACCTGCTTGAGAGAATATAACTGATTACAGTGTCTTAGTCTTGTGGGTTAGAGGTTTTGCTGACTGCCCTCGCCACCTCGGCTCTGAAGGATGGTATGGTAAAATTTTATTGCCTGATGACTGTGGGATTTTTAACTTCAAACAAATTGTTTATAGTCTCAAAGATTTAGTGTTGAAAGAGAATTATTagaccttatttttattttcaacctaAAAGCTTTACGGGGAGAAATTTAGATTATTAGAGAGCAAAGGTAGTTTCCATATCTCTTAAAATGCTTTCCAAAACTTCTTAAAAactaaattgctttaaaaattttgtattgtGCTCTGATTTTTGTTTAGAGGACTTAATCACTTCAGATGATTTGGCTTAGAAGATGAGTTAATGTTTGTCAGTACTGCATAACACTGAGATATAGAACTAACACTTTTTCTCCAGCGTCCTGACAtcctttgtttcttgttttctatATTGTTATTAAGCTGATGGATTGAGTTATTATCAGTCCTTAATCAGCTGTCCAGTAGTACTGGGGACAGGAAATCTTGTTGATAATGCTCTGAGCTTTGAATTAATCTTGGTGGTAATTTGGAACTTGAAATTAGTAACAGACTGTTTACTAAATGTCACAGCTACTAAGGATGACTGAATTTAAAAGATGAGTCTGGTTTTTCTATTTGTAGATTGATCCTCTGAGTAATGGTAGCAATTAGTTGACAGATTTTTGCCAAGTGATACTGTCCCGTGAAATAGTTTTTAAACCCATCTCTCAGTGGCGCAAATATCTGTGGAAGGCTGGTTCAATTTAGTTTTTGCTATTTCTTGTATTTCCCCTCTTTGTTAGGATTTAACTGCCACCATGTCAAGCAAAAGAGCAAAGACCAAGACCACCAAGAAGCGCCCCCAGCGCGCGACCTCCAACGTGTTCGCCATGTTTGACCAGTCCCAGATTCAGGAGTTCAAGGAGGCCTTCAACATGATCGACCAGAACAGGGACGGGTTCATCGACAAGGAAGATTTGCATGACATGCTTGCTTCCCTGGGTAATGATcagttttaatattaataaatcaaaCAATTTCCAGAACaaccttttctatttatttttgaagtCTTAAAAGTTTTGTGAAGCCAATCTAGTGATGTTACAGTTCACTGAGATTCAAAATCTGGAGCATTGTTTCCCAAAGTAAGGTCCTTGGACCACCTGCAGATTTCTAGCCAAGTCTCAGAATCAGGCTGGAGACcagctgtgtttgtgtgtgtgtgtgtgtgtgcacgtgcatgcatgTGCTGCAAACTCTGATCGTGATTATGAAAGCAGTGTTATTCCTCCTGACATCCCAGCGGAATAGCACACAGTCTCCAGACTCTTAATACAGACCCTTTTCCTCGAGAAGACTTTTTTCCAAATAGTTTTACTATCTTGAACACAAATAGCAAACTGTATAAATGATCATCTGTCACGTCAAAATGTTTACCATGATGCATTTTGTGATGTGATTAAAATTATGACCCTCTGTTTTTGTTTAGGAAAAAATCCAACTGATGAGTATCTGGATGCTATGATGAATGAGGCTCCAGGTCCCATAAATTTTACCATGTTTCTCACGATGTTTGGTGAAAAGTTAAATGGAACAGATCCAGAAGATGTCATCAGAAATGCTTTTGCTTGCTTTGATGAAGAAGCAACTGGTAAGTCTGAGGTAGCCTTTAATTACCAACTGATTATTGTTTGGTTATAGCAGCTAAAATATATAACTTGAAACATGATGATATGTAACACCCTCAGGTTTATACCAGATCTGTTTTGGGGGACAGGTTTCACCTATGGCATGTTAGGTACTCACTTCACTGCCTCTGCCCTTAAATATTTAATTCACAATTTAATAGGTGAATTTGGAACTTCTTTAGGAAACTTCTATTACTCCTTTACTAGAATAATCCCACAGGGGTTAGGCACTGTGTGTCAAATGAATATCTTTTACAGGAGCAATCTTGGGGAAAAGTGTAGATTGTTGTAGGTGGTGGTGTCAGTATGGTCCTATGTTGGTTTATCCAGGTACCTCTCTGCTCTGAGATTGTTTAGATTTGGTATCTGCAATCAGTTGCCCTGGTTTCATAATCCTCTTCTGCATAATAGCTGTCTGATTTCAGGCAACTTCTCTAAGGCTCTTATCAGTAAGATGGACTGTAATATTTCCTACCTTGTgtggttgttgtgaagattaaatgagggaATGAAATAGTAGCTTACTGCCTGCATAAAGTGGACTCCCAAAGAAACCCAAAGGCTAGCTACATGAATGCCTGCTCCTTTGGCAGAAGTgtatataagagaaaaaaataaggggGTAACTCACATGGCAAGATTTTTAAGAAGGAAGGCACACCCTTTGGTTACACAGTATTTGGACTAGTTTAAACAGTCCCAAGTGTTATATGTGGGGATAGAAGCATAGTCTCTCCACTCTGGCTTTGAAGGCATCCCACAATAGGGCCTCATCTGACCTGACTACCCTCTTGACTTTTGCATCATCTTCCCAACCTTGTTCCAGTCTCCATGCATTGTTGCCTTGACATATCTTTGCCATTTCTGCCTCTGCCTTCCTTCTCACATCACCTCCTTCcccttgaaataaaaaattctgaaCAGTTATTTCTGGAACCAGTAGGGGAAGGGCAGGCAGAAGAGACTTTTTTTCTTGCCAAAAACttttgtatgttaattttttttttttaaacagtgaacaTGTGTTACTTTTTTTAGTGGAAGAGAATAAAACCATTAAAGTAAAGTGTCTTATCTGTTCTTCAGAGTCATCTCAGTGGTCACATTCTTAATAGAGCCTTAGTTGTGTTTTCGTACTGTTTTTTCCCGGCCTCTGGGAAAACTTGAAAAGCTCTTgcttctctccacccccaccGTGGTTTGCTGTGTCTCTGCCCACACGCGTTCTGCCTGCGCTCAGGCTTGGCTTGTGCGCGTGTGTCCAGTCCTCAGTCTCCCGCTCTCGGTGCAtctgcagcagcagcatgtttctTTTTCATAACCCCTCCCGGCTCCTGTCACAGTCCCTGCACATAGTTGATTTGTTTACATGGTGGTTGAATGACTTGGCTAAAGAGGAGgatttatttctaaaatctaAAAGTCTAAGATttagagaacatttttttttttttttaaatctagggTTGAGTTAGCAAAAGAACCCATAAATTTAGAGTTTCTTTTGTGAACTGACCTTAccctttaaattaattttataggAAATATATCAGTGTTTTAGCTTAATttccacacacacaaagaagttaCCGTAAAGTAGAAACGATGAATTTCAAAAATCTCTGTGCTTGAATTGTCATTTAGTACCTTTGGATTACTACAGGAGTGGGTATCGATCATGATTGCTAATGGAAATTACTCTTTAGTCCAGTGGAAATTACTTAGGGAGTCTTTTTAAATATCAGTGTCAGGGTGGCCTCTGGGGTTGTTTTGAGCTCCCTGGATGATTCTGATGTGCAGTCAGGTTTCATGAGACCCCTGCTTGCACAGGTCCAAAGTAGAGAACGTTCCTCTCTGCTCACTGTTAGGCTCCAGTGCCTGTCCCAGCATCTGTGACATAGTTAATGCTCAACTATCTACTCGGTGGTTTTGCACTGGGCCTAACCATATTTGTTACTGAATCTAAAAGtagacttgttttttaaaatttaaatctcaTTTTGCATGTTTTAAAAAGGTAAAGTGAAGTGCCTGAAGTAACATACCTTGTTAAAACCGGACCtcacaacttcagtattctttccactGAAGCATTTTACCAATGTTTATGatgattttagggcttcccaggtggttcagtggtaaagaacgcacctgccaagcaggagtcatgggtttgatctctcggtctggaagattccctggagaaggaaatggcaatccactccagtattcctgcctgggaaatcccatggacagagggaggactacagtccatggggttgcaaaagggttggacacgacttaatgccTAAATAAGAACAATGATGATTTTAGTGTATTTGCTTGTAGAAGAAGTGTGATCATACATGGTATGTTGAGGAAGCGTCATACTTCATGGCTTCTGGTTAGACATAGGATTAGCTGTTGTTACTAAGAGATTGGGAGGTTGTTGTCGGTTGAGGTCAGTAGAGCAGAGAAGGTTAATATCACTAAGCAACGGAGCATTTTCTAGGCAGCTGTGCTGAGGCTGGCTTAGCCATGTCAAGactatatttcatacatttgcaTGCTTATAGTCCTTAACGTAAACTCTGTGCTTAGTCAATTGTAGGTGCTCCTTGTAATTATTCCTCAGGGGAGTGTCTCTTCTGATCTCCGTTTCTTTATTCTTCAGGCACCATTCAGGAGGATTACCTGAGAGAACTGCTGACCACAATGGGAGACcggtttacagatgaggaagtggacGAGCTGTACAGAGAAGCACCTATTGACAAAAAGGGGAATTTCAATTACATCGAGTTCACGCGCATCCTTAAGCATGGAGCGAAAGACAAAGACGACTAAAAAGAACTTCAAACTCCAGCCAAACGTTCCTTGTTGCCACTCTGGGTATTTCTGAGACTTTCTCTTAGAGCCTGTTGCATGCCCTTAGCTTTACAGCTTCTGCCTTTCTTGTTGTATTTATTCTCAGCCATTTGGGGCACATGCATCTCTATAATCAGACTGGATGTGGGACTTCTTGTCATTTTAAGAATAGAAAATAGGGTAATTTAACTTACCAGCTGCCGTctaccctccccgcccccagtaaCTGCAGTCTACAGAgtcaatatattttttcagagaaGGTTATTCACTCAATTTTTTCTGAACCATAATTAaactttatgataaaaacttacttgtttaaaacttttttatttaccAAAATTGACTTTTATTGGTCTTGGTGCATTATCTAAAGAAGGGGTAGTAAGGCAAATCCTAGAAAATGATATATATGGTTGTTATACTTACCCCTTACTCCTTCCAGGTTTCCTAACAGTTCTATTTACTTTATTCAGTCTTcccctccttttaaaaaataatccaatttttaactgccttcatggagtttctgcactttgcattttaaaataatttcctatagaatttgcatatatatacatatatgatagcTTCGGTAGCTTTAAATCCTAAAGTTCAATATTGAACCTGCCAGCATCCCTCCAAATCTGTTCTAAGCTTTTTGTACATTCCTTCATGTCGTTTAAAACTAGACCAGGCCACTGAGAGCAATTTTACTTtgtcctaatttttaaaactgttttaaccCCCAAAGGTTCTATGGAATGCTTTTATCAAAAAGGCAGATTTTTCTGTATTGCATTTCAAAGTGTTGGAAAtagagggtttgtttttttttctgtatgtagtTTCTTTTTAACACGGTCCCTGTTGAAACACCGTGTTTATTTATGCAGAGATTCACATGAGTTCATGGGCAAATCTTTGACATTCCTGACCTGCCCACAGTCAGAACAGCTGAAGCTACATGCCTGGGAAAGTGAGATCATTATTTCAATCCTAAAAATAACTTCTGCTGTTTGCAGGAATGCAGGACTGTTTTCAGAGTTAATCAGGAAATGGTAGACAGTTTCATTTACTTTGGGCTTCAAAAATCTGACTCTTGAAGATTCGTGAGTTTAAGAAAGATCTTGAAACACTGGGGGAAAGTTAGGTGGGAAGAGTGGATGGACAATTAGGCTATGAAGATGAATAATGGACTGTTACTCATAATTTTATACTACTAATAACAAGACTATGCTTGGACAAAACTATTACCTCAGTGAACATGCAATTACTGAATGCCTTTAGGGCATAAGACCTTCACACTCAACAGAATAGGTGAGCTGGATTCTTTTACCTCATGAGGCCAGCTTTACAGAACAGGGTTGGAAGGACCAGTGATGAGACTGCTCCTTGCGCCTTTTAAGATTAGGCTCTTAGTACCTGCCTTAACTCTTGCCTTTAGAGTGTTCCTGAATTTCATCAATGGTTTAAATAAGCAAAGTACTTTTTTCAGGCTATAGCCATGATGCTGAAATTTTGTTTGTTGAACTAAATTTACatttcaactggaaaaaaaatcacttctgctTTGTTAACAAATTTCCAGTGAAGAACAAATAACACTGTTCCCATACTGGGAGGGAAAAAAGTAGCCTCATCTACTGAAATGATCTCTTGCAGtgtctccatttccatttcagaTAACTGCTCAAAGAACCAGCCACCATTAGAAACAGTGGATGGTCTCCCCTGAATGAAATGTCTCCTCATTTAGTAACAGCATTCTCTACGTGGAAAGTAGGCTTTGCATAATTAAGATGATTGTCAGTAAAACGCTAAAGCGTGTACTCCAACAGTGAGTGCGTTTGTTAGAAAAACCAGCCTCCATGATGAAAAGCCATACTTAAGAAACCACTGCAAAACTTCTGATGAAACCAGCCTAATGGGGGCAGCCTCCTTACCCAATTGCTTATGGTGACAGTGTCATTCCGACTCCAGGGCCCTGACTTGACTTGATTGAAGAGCCTCTATGCCTGGTTGAGAGCAGCAGTTTTTGAGTGCTGCTGGAAGAAACAGGAACAGGCCTGCCTTTATGAGACAAGTGAAAGCAAATTATGAAAAGGAAAGGCAACCATTTTTTACAAGGAATGAGGAAAGAGCCACAAGAGTTATAACTAGACTACAGGGTGTGCTGGCAAGTTGTAAGGAGGATCAGATAGATGTTGAAAGGGGCTTGGACAGTAGATAAAGCCACAAACACAGTGTGATGGAAACCAGGTGAATAGTTGGAAGAGTGAGCAGGTTAGTCAATAGTGTTAAGCCACAGAAAAATCAAATATGGCAGAGTTTAAAGGAGGCCACTAGATTTGGCAAGTCAGTCACTTCTGCTAGAGCTGTTAGGTAGAGTTTTGAGTGCAGAATTCAATGTAGCAGGAGACAGGGACAGTGTCTAGGTTTGGGGTTCAGTCCAGCTGCATTTTAACATTGTTCATGCTCCATCATGGCTTTATAACCTTAAGAAAGTTATCTGACCCCCTCAACCTctgttcatttgtaaaatggaagtaATGCTCTTGGTTCATAATAGGAGCATAATCTATGAATATATAAAGCAGCATTTTTGTGATTAGGAGCAGTATGGGTTTTAGAGTCAGACTTGGCTGAGTGAATTCTGCCAATAACAATCTGCCAGTCTGTTATTTGATGAGCTTTGTGTCCTTGGGCAGGTCACCATAAgtgtcagtttcctcacctgtttaACAGGGACAGTACCCTCTATGTTTGTAGTAAAAGTAGAAACAGTAAAGCTAAATGGTTTGGCATCCGGTAGGTATTCAGATTGTGGTTATTCTGTTTACCAGCAGGAGCTGTTTGGCAGTGGGAGAGGCTTATAGGAAAGGCAGGACCACAGGGCATTTCTTTAGAGAAAAAGTGAATGAAACCAAAGGAGTGATGTCTAACAGAAGGAAAGAGAACCTAGATCACATGTTGTAGGattattcttagaaaaataaaaatggatagtGCTCCCTCTGAAAACAGCAAAGGGTAGGTAACAGGAGTTAATCATAGTTGGAGATTAAAAGGCTGAGGTTAGTAGTCTACAGTGGTTTGATAGTAAATTATCTCAAACTAGAATTTTATTGAAGAGTTGTTATTAGTATTTAATGAGAATATACATAAAAATGTGTGGTATAGAGTATGTCCTTAAACAGTTTACTTTAGATTTCCAAATAGGTCCAGTTTGTCAGAATTGTTTGTATCTTTCTAGGTCCTCTTTAAGTGTACAAGTTCTTGATTTCCTGCAACCCTGGTTTTTATCTTTGCTGTCCTGAAAGTATTGCTGGAGCTCATCTTTCAACAGCCAGTTTTCCCAAGTCCCTGTATCTTTTTATCCTAGGTTTCTGTGTGACTGCTCAAATTACAGGCATCATAACTTCTATATTAATCTACATACATTTTATAACTGTCATAAATACACAACTTGCTTTTTAGTTTAATGTATCTTAAATGGTCATATTTTGGCATACCCACGATTTTTGTTTTAAGTGTATTACCTATTTTTAAACCATTGTTTTTAATGAccacaataaattatttttgataaGGGTATGCCATAATTAACCATTTCCCAATCACTGGATACTTATTCAACTTTTCATTAATAAACAAtaaatttttcaagtttttcttttgaaTCTAGAGAGAACAGTGTACCCTAGGATTATTTTTTTGAACAGTGCTAGCCAGTAGaaatttctgtgatgatggaaatgctCTGTGCTCTCCAATAAGGATACTAGGTCACACGTGACTATTGGGCAGTTAAAATGTGTCTCAagtaactgaatttttaaatttacatttaaatagccACACATGGTTAGTGACCATGGTGTTGGAAAGCACAGTTCTAGAAACAGATACGGAGATCAAAGACAGTACAGTCAGGGCATCTCAGCTATGATCTTAATTAAGGTGGCCAGGGTGAGGACTTATGGGATGGTTAATAGCCCACACTAGAAGAGCTCTGTGACAAAGACCTCAGAAGTCAAAATGTTATGATGAATgggaaaaaatttaattattggACCAAAGGGGAGACTGCAGCTGAGAGAAATTTTAGAACCAGATGTGACTTCTCAGCAATTGGTTTCAGACTCTAGAGAAAATGCATTCAATTAAGGACCTGGGGTCAGTGCTACTCCAGGGAGGATGCTGGGTGATTACTAGGAATGCAGATACTTGCCCTACCCTTGACCTGAATCTGCacagggggtggcgggggggtgAGGGGTGTTGGGCTTTTTTAGGAAGCCCACACGTTTTTCTTATTGGTGCTACTGTTTTAAGAACATCTGGTATAGAGTGCTGAACACAAGGTTCCTATGACCTAGGAATTTCTAATCAAAGATTCCTCGATTTCTTGATCACTTTCCTAGAATATAAAAAACTCGATTGTTCTCCCTAGCATCCAGCACACGTTGAGGCAACAGTGCTCCACAAACGGTTGCCTTCTTATCTCCCTTTATCCAGAAATAGTTTTATCCGTCTATAATATTCCAAGAGCTTCCCTGTTAGTTCAACTGTAAAGAATcgacctacaatgcagaagactccggtttgattcctgggtcaggaagatcccctggagaagggaacggctacccactgcagtattcttgcctgagaaatcccatggacagaggagcctggcgggctacagtccatggagtcacaaagagtcggatatgactgagtgactttcataatATCCCAAGGTTGAGGGAATATGAAGGCTAGGACAAAACTGGAGTAATGCATTTTGGTGGTGTCCTTTGTTTTGACCAAGAGTATGGTATGAAACGTGTGCGCTTGTATGTGTTGTATGTAAGTTTGTACTGCAGTGAATCAAAGGAAAGCAAATAACTTGAATAAAGCTTTCCCGTGgttggaaggagaaactgtcctggTCAGGGCGCACACCTGATAGATAACGTGCGGATTAAGACAGGAGAGATGATAGAACTCGGTCTGGGCGTGCAGTTTGTAAAGAAAGCGCTTTCCTGCAGGCGGGCACCGCTGGCCGCCGCCCTGTTAACCTTCCCCAGTGTGACGTGGGACGGAACCTGAAAAACTGCTCGTTTTATCTGAAACTCAAGTGTAACCAGGCGAGGTGTACTTTTATCTGCCAAG
This window of the Dama dama isolate Ldn47 chromosome 27, ASM3311817v1, whole genome shotgun sequence genome carries:
- the LOC133047775 gene encoding myosin regulatory light polypeptide 9; the encoded protein is MSSKRAKTKTTKKRPQRATSNVFAMFDQSQIQEFKEAFNMIDQNRDGFIDKEDLHDMLASLGKNPTDEYLDAMMNEAPGPINFTMFLTMFGEKLNGTDPEDVIRNAFACFDEEATGTIQEDYLRELLTTMGDRFTDEEVDELYREAPIDKKGNFNYIEFTRILKHGAKDKDD